The nucleotide window TAGGAGGTCTCAAAAGAGTTGAGTAAAGCTTTTGACAGGAAGAGTTGACGTTTGATTCAATGTTTTCCGGagacaattttaaaaatttccgaTCATCAAACTATTTTTCGTAAAAATAGACATAAAAAGTAACAATTATTTTTCGACGGTGCAATGTTGTTATTAGCGGTTGATAAAGGGCCGTGCTTGGCTGGCCCGGAGGTGCTGGGTCGGGCAAATTTTGAAGTTCATTGGGTCGACAGGGCCTGTTTGACAGACGGATAGTATTAGTAACTCGTTTCATTACGATTACAGAAAACTTGAATCAAACAATTGGGAGCTTTACTTTTGAGTAAACAACACTCTCAAAGCAATGGCAAACAATCCCTCACAGCTTCTTCCATCAGGTGACAgtttttctttcactttcccttaaATTTCTCGAGAAAGTTGGATTAAATTCTGATTTGGGTTTGCTTGATTTGTGTTTACAGAGTTGATAGACAGGTGCATAGGGTCTAAAATTTGGGTGATAATGAAAGGTGACAAGGAGCTCGTGGGTACTCTCAGAGGCTTCGATGTCTACGTTAACATGGTCCTTGAAGATGTCACCGAATAGTAAATCTCTTCCCTTTCTCTCTTTTAATGTTTACATATAGATTAGACCTCATATCTAGGCTTTGATTTCCCTTGTGTGTGTTAGGGTTTTATGTAAAATCGTGTTAGGAAAGTGACGGGAAAGAGATCAAGTTGGAGTTTTGGTTTCTGGATATTAGCCATGTTGCATGTATTTaaacaaatttcaaatttatggtACCCCTCTTTGTCCCATGACTTTTGTTTGCCCTGAATATTCCGATGAATTTAAGATTTGCTTTTCATCTTTTGGTTCAATGTTTGAATTCTTTCTCAGTAGCAAGATGGTAACCGGAGAAAGTGAGATGGCTTAAAAGTTTGTTCTGATAGGGTGTGATTTAGAACTAGTTTTCTTCACAAAATTGGTGCCTTCTGTTAGAGTTTGGTTTTTTCAGCAAACCTTTTTGATCTCTGATAAATTTGTATCATTGGCATCCTCGGAACATATCAAGAACCAGCAATCTATGTAGCCAATGTTTTTGGGCTCGATGTCTGCTTACTTAGCTAACTACATTGCTTCCAATTTGATATTCATTGCTTGATTGTACTTTTTTCCACATTTATTTTACTAtgtgatgtttttttttttttcaattcgagAGTGATAACGTGTTTGATTTTCTTACTCATGTGCTTGAAAATAATGAGAAGATGTGCCCTTTTGATTGACTTGTATTGGCCTGGCAACAGATTTTCCCCATGCTTGTATACGTAAGTAATTGGAGAATGTTTATTACTGGTGTTGGTCTTAATTGCTTTTTCGTTTCTGTTGCATCACAGCGAGATCACTACTGAGGGAAGACGGATCACGAAGCTTGATCAAATTTTGCTTAATGGAAATAACATTGCCATTGTAAGTTTAAATGATTTGTGACCTAGTTAATACACTTCTTAAGATCATACTGTACTTAGGATTGGCATATTTATTGAGGATTGCATTATATGGTTAAGCACATGAAGCGTAGAACTGTAGATCGCCAACTAGGGGCAAATGTATCAGTTTGAACAATAGAAACCAAATGCCGCCCAACATGAAGAATTGCAATGAATTCCACTATCTAAATTTCTCATAATAATTCTTTTTTGTACATTGTAGCTGGTCCCAGGAGGCTCACCTGATCCAGAATGAGGCTGCCACCTCTTTTGGTTTTTATGTTCTTCCCTTTCAATGTTATCAAATTCTCAGTTTCAGAGAGAACTCTGGCATAGAAGGAAACGTCGTATCATTTAGACCTTAATCACTGTAAGATTCCCCAGGTTTCATTATAGGACAGAATTGGTCACAATTACTGTAATGGTTAATGATTTGATTATGCGAATTATAGTTATGATTCGACGTCTGTatctttaattcaattttaactatATGATCAAGTTGACTAGCTTCTGCTTTCTTAGGAATAATTTATGGCTAATAAGTAATAAGCAAACATGAACATTTAGTATAGAAGAATAAAGCCATTCCAAGGATCTTGAAATCGACATGATTATCTAACTTTTGCTTGGGAATATGCCAAAGTTTTATTGAATACATAAAGCAAACATTTAAGATACCAACAAACATCTCTATCAAGCATCCTTGGAGAGAAGTTCGTTTTTATGGACAGCTCGAGCATTGCAGAATTCATCAACGCAGTCCCCCCTTTCGAAAACAGAAGCGGCCCCCATTCCACTGCCTGCAATGACAAGAGATTCGGATAAAAAAAGGAAATGAACCAGGCTTAACATTTCAGTTAAATCCTCGGTTAGAGGGAGGAAGAGAAGGATACTGATACCTATGCACATTGAGATCACTCCAAAGCGACAGTCCTTCCCACGACGTTTCATCTCATTCAATAGAGTTCCCACACAGCGAGCTCCTGATACATAGAATAGTGTATAGCAAAAATTAATACATGTGTAACTGTGTATTGGCTTGTGTGCCACTTCCATGCAGCAACCAGGTTGGATAACCAGGGCAATTGTTTTTAAGTACCAGTAGCACCCAAAGGATGCCCAAGGGCTATTGCACCTCCATTAACATTGACCTTTTCACGATCAAGCCCCAATTTCTTGCAAGAGTATACAAACTGGGATGCAAATGCCTGAGGCGAGATACATATTGCATAATTAGAAAAAGAGGGCTTAAATTTGATTCACCCTCAAAATAAAAATCAACTAAAGAAACCCATCACCTCATTTATTTCAAACAAGTCTATATCATCAAGCTCAAGACCAGCAGACTTTATAGCAGCCGGTATAGCAACAGCAGGGCCAATGCCCATCACAGCAGGATCCACACCAACAGCAGCAAAACTCCTATAAAAAAAAGAGCAAAAACAAGCAGTGTGATCAGCTTacaaatatgaatttatatatccACTCCTACCTAAAATTCTCCTACGGTAATCGGTCCATAAGTTCTCATTACCTGAAAACACCGAGGATTGGAAGTCCTTTTTGCATAGCCAAACTTCTCTTCATAAGGAGGACTGCCCCTGCACCATCACTTACTTGGCTTGCATTTCCTTAGAAAAAAAATGTTGCAAGCTGTAACACAAGTTTCATACAACTGCATATTGTTGTTCTCAGAATTTCACAAGTTTTGTGATAATATATACCGGCAGTGGTAGTTCCATCCTTTTTAAATGcaggcttcaactttgctaaatctGCCATGTTTGTGTTTGGGCGGATTCCATCATCTACCATAATTGTGGCTGCCTTCTCTTCCCCAGTTTTGGGATCCACAATCTTTGCAGATTAAAACAAGTTAACCAAGCATCATAAAACAATCCTAAACCAGAATAATTTACTACACAAAACTTACCTTGGTAAGTACAGGGACAATTTCATCTTTGAATTTACCAGAGGCTGTTGCAGCGGCAGCACGTCGATGAGATTCAACCTACGTTAACAAATCGCAGGCATTACAGACTGATAACAATTAAGCTTATATCAGTATATAAAAGTACATGCA belongs to Gossypium arboreum isolate Shixiya-1 chromosome 7, ASM2569848v2, whole genome shotgun sequence and includes:
- the LOC108482296 gene encoding sm-like protein LSM5 — protein: MANNPSQLLPSELIDRCIGSKIWVIMKGDKELVGTLRGFDVYVNMVLEDVTEYEITTEGRRITKLDQILLNGNNIAILVPGGSPDPE
- the LOC108482196 gene encoding 3-ketoacyl CoA thiolase 1, peroxisomal-like yields the protein MEKALNRQRVLLHHLRPSSSSSSHESAAALFPSNCAAGDSAAYHRTAAFGDDVVIVAACRTAICKAKRGGFKDTLADDLLAPVLKALIDRTKLDPSEVSDIVVGTVLAPGSQRGIECRMAAFYAGFPDTVPIRTVNRQCSSGLQAVADVAASIKAGFYDIGIGAGLESMTTDKVVPGVPKVNAKVESFAQARDCLLPMGITSENVAEHYGVTRQEQDQAAVESHRRAAAATASGKFKDEIVPVLTKIVDPKTGEEKAATIMVDDGIRPNTNMADLAKLKPAFKKDGTTTAGNASQVSDGAGAVLLMKRSLAMQKGLPILGVFRSFAAVGVDPAVMGIGPAVAIPAAIKSAGLELDDIDLFEINEAFASQFVYSCKKLGLDREKVNVNGGAIALGHPLGATGARCVGTLLNEMKRRGKDCRFGVISMCIGSGMGAASVFERGDCVDEFCNARAVHKNELLSKDA